The nucleotide sequence AGCGCCAACAGAAAGCCGATCTCCTGCCCGAGCCGTGGGGACACGACGCTGACCAACAGCGCATTCGCGCTGAACAGCAGCAGCGCGAGCAGCGCGAGGGCTTCACCCACGTGCAGGCCCGACCTCCCGGGCTGTGCGCTGGAGCACCCCGCTGCCCTCCACGGGCGACTCCGGAGCGGCGAACAGGAGCGATTTGATCACCAGCGGCACGACGTCACTCGGCTTGATCAGCTCGCCGATGTCGACGTAGTCGAACTCCTCCAGACGTACGCCGTCCAGACACACCACCGGCTCCCGCACGTCCAGCTCACGGACCAGCAGCCGACCCAGCGTCCGCGCGACGTCTCCGTCGAGCAGGACGACGACCGGCTGACCGGCGCGGCGGTGCGCCGCCAGGCCGGCAGCGACGCCCCCGGCCAACCGACGCAGCCGGCGGTACTCCGGCTCGCCCTCCCACTCGAGGGCCACGGCGACAGGACTGGCGCCGTCGGCGACGTCGAAACGGCCTGCCGCGGAGACGATCGCCTTCTCGACCTCGTCCGGGTCGATGTCCCCTGCGAGCGACACGTGCGGGAACAGCACCGGCAGGTTGCGCAGCGGTAGCACCTGCGTCCCGGACAGCGCCACCGTGTTGCCGCTGACCTGGACCGAGAACTGCGAGGCGCCGATGACCGTGGCGCGGATGTGGTGACGCGACTCGGCCAGCCGCATCGGGAGACGGCCGTCGATGAGGGCGTCCCGGAGCTGGGCGCCGAGGGCGGGTGCAATGTCCCCGAAGGTCTGTGACTCGCGCTCGTAGAGGTATTCACCCACTCCGCCGGAGAAGCTGACCACCTCGGGGACGACACCGGCCGGACGATCGTCGACGAGCAGCAGGTCGGGCGGGAACCCAGCGGGGACACCGCCGCCGTTGATGCAGCTGAGCAGGATGCCGGCGAGGGCACGCACGAGCTCGTCCTCGTCGTCCTCGGTGAGCTTCTCGCCGAGGGCCAGCG is from Mycobacteriales bacterium and encodes:
- a CDS encoding ethanolamine ammonia-lyase reactivating factor EutA: MTAGHTHAPDPLAGTALGPTSVSAKEISFPDHHHGDEGDAPRADEVPEEDYWDVENVELTTVGIDIGSSTSHLMFARVHLQRLAQGLSSRFVVVDRKVLWRSPVLLTPYLPDNSIDADLLGDFVRDCYVQAGFERSAIDSGAVVLTGEALKRSNARAIADLFAAEAGTFVCASAGHHLEAVMAAHGSGAVADSREHSGVRLHVDIGGGTAKLAVVSDGQILGTAAVAVGGRLVALDGREVVRVEGPALEVARVAGVPLALGEKLTEDDEDELVRALAGILLSCINGGGVPAGFPPDLLLVDDRPAGVVPEVVSFSGGVGEYLYERESQTFGDIAPALGAQLRDALIDGRLPMRLAESRHHIRATVIGASQFSVQVSGNTVALSGTQVLPLRNLPVLFPHVSLAGDIDPDEVEKAIVSAAGRFDVADGASPVAVALEWEGEPEYRRLRRLAGGVAAGLAAHRRAGQPVVVLLDGDVARTLGRLLVRELDVREPVVCLDGVRLEEFDYVDIGELIKPSDVVPLVIKSLLFAAPESPVEGSGVLQRTAREVGPARG